From the Trifolium pratense cultivar HEN17-A07 linkage group LG4, ARS_RC_1.1, whole genome shotgun sequence genome, the window AGTTGATGAAGATTCCCTATTATGGGTAAGCCTCTAGGACCAGGTGGATAAGGTGCATTAATATTGGTTCTTCTATGTTTCATGAAGACCAAAAGTAATGAAAAAATTATGCACAAAACTAGGATTAGTAGTGACAACATTGTCATAGAGGAAAAAAATGCTTTAGTTGTAACTTCATcttagaataaaataatatatacacgtatatatataattagttTTTAGGCctcatttatttctttttgttattttggATGTTAGAGTCCACTCAAATATTTTAACCTTCGGATAAGATCGTCTAGATGATATAGCATACTATTATTTGTGCTTACAAATGTATTTGAAAAATATCTAgacttattataaataaaataaaaagacttattttctttttataaaaagcCAAAGATAATATTAATGTATGTGGCATATATAAGACATGGCAATAAAAGACAATACAATATATGCGTCTACATCGATGCTTTTTAgtcacaaaagaaaaaaatatacgtGTACACCATGGCTACAAAAACAATGGCTAATCACACTTACCTACACCCCACCTAAATCACACACACCGCACCTCTATGATACAATTTAtacttgaaaaaaatacattacGTGTATTGCATTTAATTAGTGAAGGGgttgattaattaattgtatTGCACCATGTATTGTGTTAATCACAAGTTGTTAGGATTGGTTGAATGATCATTTATGGATTATATAATTTGTATTGGGCATGAATAGTGTATATTTTAGCCCAAGTTCATAATATGTGTAAAGTGTATAAATAAGTGACATATCAGAAATAGAACGATAAATCAATTAGACCTTTTCTTTCCCGACCCCCCTTATTTCTTTTCTActccctgaatttccgtttttgtccttagagggtactgcggtttatacgaaccgaagaAATTTGACATGTTGATAAACTTTGGTAACCACTTATCGAAATCTGGaacatttcggttcgcatgTACCGAAataattatttcggtaaacttctgccgaaaatggcctaattccagcgacccAATGAAATTTTCGGTaacaacgtaccgaaatctaggacGTTTCAGTTCGCAtgtaccgaacaagctgacgttcggtttctgtgtaccgaaaacgctaatgttcggttcgcagttaccgaaatggtctaatatatCAGCAAAAACTTAAAACTTTCATCATTTGGCTTCAGTGAATATAAAAGAAATGTGGGGGTCGGAGTGAAAAGTTCAATCAATCATCGTTCTTCTAAATAATAAAGGATATGAATTAATTAGCTGTGTTGTGTTAATCACAAGTTGCTAGGATTAGTTGAATGATTAGTTATGGTCTTATGGATTGTATGATGATGTTATTGGGCCTAAATAGTATATGTTAGCCTAAGTCCATAATGTGTGTAAAGTGTATAAATAAATTGACATATCACCAATAGAAGTAAGAGTGTTGATATTTTTTCGTAATTGTTTTCACTCTCtcttcattctttctctcaattatatatgtgtgtgttcATCATTTAATTAAGTTCCAACATTAACTTGGTAATCGTTAATTTACTCACTGTAAACataattgttttcatatttttcataaCATTGTCCCAACAAAGAGGCATATAATGCAAGAAACAAACCAAGAGTTGCTACATAGGGATGCATCTATACCGAAGGGATCTTGGCAACAAGGCAAAGAGGGTTCTTCTTGTGTTGAGTGATCCCAGGCAACATTTCATCATCAATATCTTCAATTACCAACCCATTTGGCAATTCCCAATCAAAGGAAAAGAGAAGATTAGCAAGGATAATTTCTAATGATGCAACTCCCAAAGACATACCTGGGCAAATCCTACGACCCGCGCCAAAGGGAATTAGTTCAAAATCTTGCCCCAAAAAATTTATAGAACTCTCTAAAAATCTCTCTGGATAAAACTCTTCCGGGTTTTTCCAAATATTTGGATCTCTCTGAATAGCCCAAGCATTCACATAAACTATTGTGTTGGCTGGAATGTTGTAACCACTTATAGTGCATTGTTCCCTTGATTCTCTTGGCACAAGTAGTGGAGCTGGTAGGTAAAATCTCAGTGTCTCTTTTATCACGGCGTTCATGTAaggaaaattttgaatttcattttcatCTAAGAAATCCTTTTTACCTCCCAAGTTTCTAATTTCCTCTTGTACTTTCTTCATTACTCTTGGGTTTCGTATTAGGGCAGTCATAGCCCAAACTAATGTGGCTGATGTGGTATCTATCGCAGCTACAAGCATATCCTGTAAAACgcaatatttaaaatatgtattGAAGATAAATTTTGTAGCAAATTATAGAATCATAAATATGTTTATACAAAATTAACATACCAATGACAACATAATTGAACTTATTTGATTCAACAAAAGTAATAACATTGTAGATTAAATTTGGATATTGCAACTTTTTCGGCACACATCTAACATTTTTTATATGGTTCTGTATGAACTTACACTAAAGTCTCAACAACATGGATCCTAGTCAACATCAAAGAAATATGTCCATAGACCAAATGTTCTAGTTCATACTTTGGGAATGCATATTATTAGCACCACACTACAACTTTTTTCACTTTCcacgacaaataaaaaaaaagagtttaaagatGGTAAGCAGTCAGTATAATGAAAGTTTACACGGACATCCAATGAGAAATTACCGCTCTTCCATGTCATATAAGTAGTTTCAAAATAATCATACATGAGTGGGGTGATGTGACAGAAagataaaacattatttgttGTTTGTGTAACATTTTTTTACTCTGTCTGCTTATATCATttaatctcataaaaaaaacttgGCTAAAAGCCCTAAAATTGTTACCTAAACATTTAGGGCATTAAGATAGCAAtcgtcaacaaatttaatatcgcAATTCACTTTCTTAATCTCCGTATTTTCCTCTAAGATGTCTTTTATTTAAGGACGGAAATAgtattgttttgaaaataatacACATATCAAAAATAATCCTCACACATATATATACTGCCCCACATCCTTTAATTTCCTGGATACACAAtgagtgaggattgttttgcatgCATGTGTTTCGTTGGCATTCTACTAGAGCCTTTATTTATAGAACAATAAAGATGTGTGAACTTATTTGTATCTATTTCAAACATGTCAGTACCACATGCAAGACTTAGTACAGCATGCTGTATATGAAGAAAATTACATAAATGAATCGAAAACATGTGACTAATTAAGCAATTGCAAGAAGCATTTGCCTTTGGCTGAACACCACACGTATATGGTCCTACAAAATCCTTATCCTTATCTAGAAAGGATTGTATATTAGATTCTATGGGGCAAATTGAAATATTTACTACATAATGTGTAGAATTTTAGTTCCATAAATTGCAGTTGTTTCCTTTGTCATTGCTAGGAATTATTCTTTACTAGTACTAAGTTCTACTGCTctgatcctttttataaaaaatattttgaaaaaattacacatatcAAAAAAATACATTGTAGATAgtgattttcatttaatactcttataaaaaTTACACATATCAAAAAAATACATTGTACATAGtgattttcaattaatttacttatttttaatattttctctcATATTAAATAAGGacataaatgaaattaaacatctaagacatttgaaaattggtcaaaatttcttataaaaatgactaaattttttctccaaagtgttccttataaaaatgaccggagggagtaaacAAATTAGGCCAACATGGAAATGTCTTTCCATGATTCTATTGGCCTCAATCTTCGTTACAACAATCTACTCCCTACCTCCCTAATTATAAGTAccattttaaagataaaatgtTTTCCtaaatataagttatttttcaattcgttagacacatttattattatttttccaaaCATAACCCTATTTTGCATTGGAATACGTAAAGTTAACTACAAAGATATCGTTTCATAAAGGACAATATAGTAATTATAATACtcaaaaaatacatatttattatactaccaacttttcttaatatatgcataaaaaattgCAAAGGGAAAATTAGTAAGTAGTGATTAATTTCTGTCAAAAATCTTAAAGTCAATAAGATAGATTTCTTTCTCAAGTAAATTTTTTCCAATATTGTAAAATACGTTAACCTGTATATATGCTTGGTAGATAGGTTTTTTTCTTTGATGATCATGCTTTTCTTTTACAACTAGACTAGATAGATAGATATGCTGCCTAGGAATACCCGACATATTATTGGAGGACCAACCTGTCAATTATTTGTGTTCAACGATAGTGGGATTAAATTGTATGATGGGATTAAATTGTAGTGGGAAATTGCCTAGCCTTTTGCCATATTCACTCGTTCAACAATAGTGTTCAAATTGTAGTATATGTAACTAAAGATATTGATATCGGTAAGTGTTGTTTCTTTACCAAAAATGGATAATAGACGACGACAACAacaataatgatgatgatgcagACCTACAAAATCTGTTGATAAGGAGTTGATTCATACTCCATAAGAACATGAGTTCAACTCTCGCTCGTAGCGTTACGATCTCATTGTTGGGCAATTTGTAAGTGCATTTCAATAGGATTTCTTGAAAGAGTTACTAGAACCATCGAGATTATGCTTTACAACAAATGACctagtgtttttattttttttttaaattttatccgTGATAATTTGTATCGTATATGCtagttattttgaaatttatgtcAGTTATAATTTATCTCGTGtgaaatagttttttttgaaatttttattatttagaaCTTGTatcacatatgataattttttaaaattttttatcgGTGATAATTTGTCCTGTATATGTGCTAGATATTTTGAAAACgtgtatatactatataattaaaagtgtatATACTTAAAGAAAGGAAATCACCAAAAaagtaaaagagaaaaatgaattaaaacatGTATGATTCATACCACGAGGACGCCTTTGATATGATCAAAAGTGAGATCaattgatgacaaatgttgatTCTTCAATTGGAGCAAGACATCAACCATAACCTCTTCATCTGCACCATGTTCTCTATTGGGATCCAAATGTTCATCAATAATTTCTTGAAAAAACTCATCAAACTCcttgaaatttttatcaagACGACCATGCAATCCTCTGAGTTTATCAATCCAACTCATAAATGGAATATAATCGGATACGAAGACTTCTGCCAACAAAGCTTGAAACTCATGCAACATTTCATGAAACCTACTTTTCTCATTTTCATCATTCTCATAGCTTTTCCCAAAAACAATTCTACATATTATAGTACTTGAGAGTGAAATCAATAACTCACTCAAATTTGTAACACTTGAAGAAGTAGCATGCCTtgaaattttttcaataattttcttcACCTCAAATTTTCTTATAGAAGAATAATATGACACACGTTTGGAACTAAATATATGAACAACACAAATTTTTCTCATTTCTCTCCAAAAATCACCATATTGATGACAAAATACAATTTCTGACCCATTATAAGTTAATTTTTGTTGGCCATATAACTTAGGCCTATTAGAAAACACATGATCATTGGTTTTCAATACTTCTTTTGCAATTTCAGCTGAAGAAACAACAATAGCTTTTCTAAAACCAAGTTGAAGTGAAAATAGTGGACCATATATTTTTGAGAATTGAGAAAATTGAAGATAAAGATTTAAAATATCTAGTTGATGAAGATTCCCTATTATGGGAAGGCCTTTAGGACCAGGTGGATTATGTGTAATGGTACTATGTTTTTGGAAGAACACCAACAATGGAAGAATTAGGCAAAGAACAAATAGGAATAGTAGTGACAACATTGTAACCTTTCATAGACTATGAAGAGGAAGAGAATGGTTTAGATGTAAAACTCAACCTTCAcattaataataacaacttgGTTGTTGTGAATAGTTAAAACTCAACTTTTCTTCAAATAGTAATAACAACTTGATTGTTGTGAATAATTAAAACTTTCAAATTTGTCGTCGCTATATATTATAAGTTAGGTTAACATGTGACCTAAAGGTACATGATAAAGTATCCCaacataaaaatattgtatttaatgtaccaaaaaaaaaatactgtatttaataatgtaaaaaatttaatgcataaaaatgtactccctccgtcccaaattataagggaaaaaagctctttttttttgtcccaaattataagggagaaagtcattttcaagaatgtttttcccttattctcataaaattaaatgcaaattgcatttaattttctctctctacccttttctcaataaacaacaaccaataaaaattatttttacatctttctatgcaacttattccaaggaaaacccacaaaaacatatttcaaattttcatgttttactttttttaataagtgtgatttttttattttctcttataattcgggACGGAGAGAATACaaatttcaagaaataatttttatatttgggTTCTTAACATGTGGTCCTTAATGGCATAACTtaacattaatatattaattaattggtGTTCCATGTGATGAACAACTGCGTGGCGCCGACTTCGAATTAAAGTAAGCATAATAGAacagtaaaataaaaagtaagcATAATAGACcgcttttcattttttatactaTATGTAATTAAAGATTTGTTTTTCTCATGAGCTTAACACAGTTGGTAGAAATATcgaactatatatatatgtgctCGGATTGGAATCCGAAACATTCCACTTATTTACCTTTAGGgcagtggcggatccaggaccCTAGGTCAGGGGGTGCaaattttttccttcaattaaatattattgctataatatatattctattaaattaataattacatATATTGAAATATTACATATATGTATTTAATATGCAAACAAATTATCTATATACTACCGTAGCTCGATGGCAAAGTTCAAATTTGGGGACTTGCAAGAACTGTGCTCGATTCCTATTAAATAATAACTAAATGAAAAGACAGAAAGCAATAATTATGGCAGTATTTCCAACAAGTTGGAGTAATATTTCCAACAAGTTGgagtaataaattaatattaaatactCCGCGTCCCCATGATACACTACCACGCGTTCGCATAATGCA encodes:
- the LOC123920263 gene encoding cytochrome P450 83B1-like, producing MLSLLFLFVLCLILPLLVFFQKHSTITHNPPGPKGLPIIGNLHQLDILNLYLQFSQFSKIYGPLFSLQLGFRKAIVVSSAEIAKEVLKTNDHVFSNRPKLYGQQKLTYNGSEIVFCHQYGDFWREMRKICVVHIFSSKRVSYYSSIRKFEVKKIIEKISRHATSSSVTNLSELLISLSSTIICRIVFGKSYENDENEKSRFHEMLHEFQALLAEVFVSDYIPFMSWIDKLRGLHGRLDKNFKEFDEFFQEIIDEHLDPNREHGADEEVMVDVLLQLKNQHLSSIDLTFDHIKGVLVDMLVAAIDTTSATLVWAMTALIRNPRVMKKVQEEIRNLGGKKDFLDENEIQNFPYMNAVIKETLRFYLPAPLLVPRESREQCTISGYNIPANTIVYVNAWAIQRDPNIWKNPEEFYPERFLESSINFLGQDFELIPFGAGRRICPGMSLGVASLEIILANLLFSFDWELPNGLVIEDIDDEMLPGITQHKKNPLCLVAKIPSV